In one Sporocytophaga myxococcoides genomic region, the following are encoded:
- a CDS encoding type III pantothenate kinase, with the protein MNLVIDSGNTSIKLGLFKNGTLEKVFTTNDYNQLARIITGFDIKRSIISSVRKDQDIIKEKILFKVNPLLLSSGLQLPFKNNYETPQTLGPDRIAGVAGAYYLYPGKSSLVIDAGTCITYDFIDKEKNYYGGAISPGISIRFKALNAFTAGLPLVEKEEDISFIGKSSKGSILSGVLNGATAEILGMIGEFKKNDQELNVIMCGGDARFFERRLKETIFVVPDLVLIGLNSILEYNERFL; encoded by the coding sequence ATGAACCTGGTCATAGATTCCGGCAATACATCAATAAAACTCGGATTATTTAAAAATGGTACTCTTGAAAAAGTTTTTACTACTAATGATTATAATCAACTGGCAAGAATAATTACCGGATTTGATATAAAAAGGTCAATAATTAGCAGTGTAAGGAAAGATCAGGACATCATTAAAGAAAAAATTTTATTTAAAGTCAATCCTCTTTTGCTGAGTTCGGGGCTTCAACTCCCCTTTAAGAACAATTATGAAACTCCCCAAACGCTTGGTCCAGATAGAATTGCCGGAGTTGCAGGAGCGTACTACCTTTATCCAGGTAAATCCAGTCTGGTCATAGACGCAGGTACTTGTATCACCTATGATTTTATTGATAAAGAAAAAAATTATTACGGTGGCGCAATTTCTCCCGGGATTTCTATACGATTTAAAGCATTAAACGCGTTTACAGCAGGCTTACCTTTGGTAGAGAAAGAAGAAGATATATCTTTTATTGGGAAAAGTTCAAAAGGGTCTATTTTGAGCGGGGTTTTAAATGGAGCCACAGCAGAAATTCTGGGCATGATCGGGGAGTTTAAAAAAAATGATCAGGAATTGAATGTAATAATGTGTGGTGGTGATGCAAGATTTTTTGAAAGAAGATTAAAAGAAACCATCTTTGTAGTTCCCGATTTGGTTTTAATTGGGCTAAATAGCATTTTAGAATATAATGAGAGATTTTTATAG
- the lptC gene encoding LPS export ABC transporter periplasmic protein LptC, translating to MRKILLFLTVTIIFFSCQKVKTYEQLKPYDGPVMEVNDIETIYSDSSVVRVKLKAPKEIELKNGDREFPNGVYIEFFDKNGVKTSTLRGNSGRLEKEKNLYNVKGDVEIKSIEQQKKMNSEELFWDPGKDEVYCDTNTFVRIQTPTEILMGKGLKTNQNFTSYKILHPTGVIDVTE from the coding sequence ATGAGAAAAATCCTTTTATTCTTAACAGTTACAATAATTTTCTTTTCCTGTCAGAAGGTTAAAACCTATGAGCAGCTAAAGCCATATGATGGTCCGGTAATGGAAGTGAATGATATAGAAACTATATATTCAGATTCCTCTGTTGTAAGAGTTAAATTAAAAGCTCCTAAAGAAATAGAATTAAAAAACGGAGATCGCGAATTCCCCAATGGAGTGTATATTGAGTTTTTTGATAAAAACGGAGTTAAAACCTCCACATTAAGAGGAAATTCTGGCCGCTTGGAAAAAGAAAAGAATCTCTATAATGTTAAAGGAGATGTCGAAATTAAAAGTATAGAACAGCAGAAGAAAATGAATAGTGAGGAACTTTTCTGGGATCCCGGAAAAGATGAGGTTTATTGTGATACAAACACTTTTGTGAGAATCCAGACGCCTACTGAGATTCTTATGGGAAAGGGACTTAAAACAAACCAGAATTTTACATCTTATAAAATTCTTCATCCTACAGGAGTTATTGACGTTACCGAATAA
- a CDS encoding anhydro-N-acetylmuramic acid kinase, with protein sequence MKNTYIVAGLMSGTSLDGLDIAICKFELKELKWSYEILEAATVEYDEARRNSLKNVMKGSAESLASLDFDFGYFQGSAVKNFLNKLNIPVDFISAHGHTIFHQPENRFTTQIGNGAAVAAVSGLPVVCDFRSLDVALRGQGAPLVPIGDKLLFKEFDFCLNLGGIANISYDDNTGKRIAFDVCPANMVLNYLAGQKGHLFDKGGALAKMGSLNKNLLETLSKIEYYSKSIPKSLGKEHVDDLFIPLIENTKDSIENLLNTFCHHIAEKVTDIIKKNKISDRTKVLITGGGAFNKFLVELFQEKSGVGIEFIVPEPKIVSFKEALIFAFLGTLRWRNEINSLSSVTGSMKDNCGGAIYLAP encoded by the coding sequence ATGAAAAATACTTATATAGTTGCAGGACTAATGTCGGGAACATCTCTTGATGGACTGGATATAGCAATTTGTAAATTTGAGCTGAAAGAGCTTAAATGGAGCTATGAAATTCTGGAAGCTGCCACTGTCGAATATGATGAAGCCCGCAGAAATAGTTTAAAAAATGTGATGAAGGGTTCTGCAGAAAGTCTTGCCAGTCTGGATTTTGACTTTGGTTATTTTCAAGGTAGCGCAGTAAAAAACTTCCTTAATAAATTAAATATTCCTGTTGATTTTATCTCCGCTCACGGTCATACAATTTTTCACCAGCCGGAAAACAGATTTACTACTCAAATAGGAAATGGTGCGGCAGTTGCTGCTGTAAGCGGTCTTCCGGTAGTCTGCGATTTCAGATCCCTGGACGTAGCGCTCAGAGGACAGGGAGCACCTTTGGTTCCTATCGGAGATAAATTATTATTTAAGGAGTTTGACTTTTGTCTGAATCTTGGTGGTATTGCAAATATCTCCTACGATGACAATACGGGGAAAAGAATTGCATTTGATGTTTGCCCTGCAAATATGGTTTTAAATTATCTTGCCGGACAAAAGGGACATTTATTTGATAAAGGCGGAGCGTTAGCTAAGATGGGTTCGCTCAACAAAAACCTTCTGGAAACACTTTCAAAAATTGAATACTATTCTAAATCGATTCCAAAATCTCTTGGGAAAGAACACGTTGACGACCTTTTCATTCCTTTGATCGAAAACACAAAAGACAGCATTGAAAACTTATTGAATACTTTTTGCCATCATATTGCAGAAAAAGTAACAGATATTATCAAAAAGAATAAAATTTCAGATCGCACTAAAGTTTTGATTACTGGAGGAGGAGCATTTAATAAATTCCTTGTAGAGCTTTTTCAGGAAAAGTCTGGTGTTGGAATTGAATTCATTGTTCCTGAACCTAAAATAGTTTCATTTAAAGAAGCATTAATATTTGCCTTTTTAGGAACATTAAGGTGGAGAAATGAAATAAATAGCTTGAGCTCAGTAACAGGCTCCATGAAGGATAATTGCGGAGGGGCCATCTATCTGGCCCCCTAA
- the prmA gene encoding 50S ribosomal protein L11 methyltransferase: protein MDFLQIIIPATEDIKEMLIAELDFLGFDSFQETEEGIEAYVQDDIFQEEELKEVLSKYQDTPFYTVSKLEKKNWNEEWEKNFDPVRIDDQVLIRASFHHPDKNFPYEILINPKMAFGTGHHETTSLMIKAQLGLDHQGKTILDAGAGTGVLGIFAGMLGAKEITATDIDEWAFSNMIENAEINNIYNMKCLQGTMAELNLTKYKYDIILANINKNVLLDEIKLYALALNKSGYLLLSGFYTEDIEDIKSEAINRGLKFETSLQKNNWACLMFQHS, encoded by the coding sequence TTGGACTTTCTTCAAATAATAATTCCGGCAACAGAGGATATAAAAGAGATGCTGATAGCTGAACTTGATTTTTTAGGTTTTGATTCTTTTCAGGAAACCGAAGAAGGAATCGAGGCATATGTACAAGATGATATTTTTCAGGAAGAAGAGTTGAAAGAGGTATTATCCAAATATCAAGATACTCCTTTTTATACTGTATCTAAGCTCGAGAAAAAGAACTGGAATGAAGAATGGGAGAAAAACTTTGACCCGGTCAGAATTGATGACCAGGTACTCATCAGAGCATCATTTCACCACCCTGATAAGAATTTTCCGTATGAAATTCTGATCAACCCCAAAATGGCATTTGGGACAGGGCATCATGAAACTACTTCTTTGATGATTAAAGCTCAATTAGGCCTTGATCATCAGGGGAAAACAATACTTGATGCCGGAGCAGGAACTGGTGTATTGGGCATATTTGCCGGAATGCTTGGTGCTAAAGAAATTACAGCAACTGATATTGATGAATGGGCATTTTCCAATATGATTGAAAATGCTGAGATCAATAACATTTACAATATGAAATGTTTGCAGGGTACAATGGCAGAACTGAATCTAACTAAATATAAATACGATATTATCCTTGCCAACATTAATAAAAATGTATTACTGGATGAAATCAAATTATATGCATTAGCATTAAATAAATCCGGATACCTGCTTTTAAGCGGATTTTATACAGAAGACATTGAAGATATTAAATCCGAAGCAATTAACAGGGGCTTAAAATTCGAAACGAGCTTGCAGAAAAATAACTGGGCTTGTTTAATGTTTCAACATTCCTGA
- a CDS encoding outer membrane protein transport protein, whose protein sequence is MRDFYRILLALLTFLTAFQATAQLTENSPYSRFGLGDLSPSGSIRNIGMGGVGVASPNLEYINFLNPALLTTNRRLNLDTTIKYTMFEGALYGVGRSINDGTLKQQSKSVNFQYLNIAFPVSNRWTSSVSLSPYSNMSYDYYSKVAFGTSGIVSSTSNIGTGGLYNASFANGVDLTKNFSAGLTASYVFGSTNEDFFTQVTSLDVDVQDQQYGIRQRTSYSGFNFKPGVAYRNILKPSTKEEQEHIYYNLGATYDFSAGLTSRRELTRQRKNDKNFVDTSAVTVISNTKMHAVLPSIFTVGFSIDKPVDWSIGVDLTYLNFSKYKNFDAETDNFKNGYKIALGGEYKLKGQEVLKMPIVRAGLSYQRTPFYFNGTQLNDFSVSLGGSLPVGRKDARYKSKPLSRLNVALVAGQRGSTNDGLIRDRYFQVYLSFQTIDKWFERRRIE, encoded by the coding sequence ATGAGAGATTTTTATAGAATTTTACTAGCACTTCTGACGTTTTTAACAGCTTTTCAGGCAACAGCTCAGTTAACGGAAAATTCACCTTATTCGCGATTTGGTTTAGGAGACCTTTCCCCCTCGGGCAGTATTAGGAATATAGGGATGGGAGGTGTTGGGGTCGCATCGCCGAACCTTGAGTACATTAACTTTCTGAATCCTGCTTTACTCACAACAAACAGAAGGTTAAACCTGGATACAACAATCAAATACACCATGTTTGAAGGAGCATTGTATGGGGTTGGCAGATCAATTAATGATGGGACGCTTAAACAACAAAGTAAATCTGTAAATTTTCAGTATCTGAATATTGCTTTTCCTGTATCCAATCGCTGGACATCAAGTGTTAGCCTAAGTCCATATAGCAATATGAGTTATGATTATTATAGCAAGGTTGCTTTTGGTACCAGTGGAATTGTATCCAGTACTTCCAATATAGGAACCGGAGGGCTTTATAATGCCAGCTTTGCTAATGGAGTTGATTTAACCAAGAACTTCTCTGCTGGTCTAACAGCATCATATGTTTTTGGTTCAACAAATGAGGATTTTTTTACCCAGGTAACATCTCTTGACGTCGATGTGCAGGATCAGCAATACGGAATTCGCCAAAGAACCTCTTATTCTGGATTTAATTTCAAGCCAGGTGTTGCATACAGAAATATTCTGAAGCCATCTACTAAAGAGGAGCAAGAGCACATTTATTATAATCTTGGTGCGACCTATGATTTTTCTGCAGGTTTAACATCCAGAAGGGAGTTGACACGACAGAGAAAAAATGATAAAAATTTTGTTGATACCTCTGCTGTTACTGTGATCAGTAATACTAAAATGCATGCGGTACTGCCATCTATTTTTACAGTTGGTTTTAGTATCGACAAACCTGTTGATTGGAGTATTGGTGTTGATTTGACGTATTTGAACTTCAGTAAATACAAAAATTTCGATGCAGAAACAGATAATTTTAAAAATGGATATAAGATTGCCCTTGGTGGCGAATACAAACTAAAGGGTCAGGAAGTACTGAAAATGCCTATTGTAAGGGCTGGATTATCCTATCAAAGAACGCCATTTTATTTTAATGGAACTCAGTTAAATGATTTTTCTGTTTCTTTAGGCGGTTCACTGCCAGTTGGCCGCAAAGATGCAAGATATAAGTCCAAGCCATTGTCGAGGCTGAATGTTGCTTTGGTTGCCGGACAGAGAGGTTCAACAAATGATGGACTTATTCGTGACAGGTATTTCCAGGTATACCTAAGTTTCCAAACGATAGACAAATGGTTTGAGCGTCGAAGAATTGAATAA
- the plsY gene encoding glycerol-3-phosphate 1-O-acyltransferase PlsY, protein MSILFITIGIIFAYLIGSLPTAIWYGKAFFGLDVRDFGSGNAGATNTFRVMGKRAGIIVMLVDILKGWTATNSAFFLAYFNLIDHQDLVLYKLFFGLAAVAGHIFPVYERFKGGKGVASLLGMILSIQSEAALLCILVFLVVFLIFKYVSLGSMTSALAFPILLCLPRFSPNQPIVVLFAFALFALVVITHQKNIVRLLHGEENKAKIRIRRR, encoded by the coding sequence ATGAGCATATTATTTATAACAATCGGAATTATTTTTGCCTACCTGATAGGGTCCTTACCTACCGCTATTTGGTATGGTAAAGCCTTTTTTGGTCTGGATGTGAGGGATTTCGGAAGTGGAAACGCAGGTGCAACCAATACATTCAGAGTTATGGGAAAAAGAGCCGGCATTATAGTGATGCTGGTAGATATTTTAAAGGGGTGGACTGCAACGAACAGTGCTTTCTTTCTTGCATATTTTAATTTGATTGATCATCAGGATCTTGTTCTATACAAGTTATTTTTCGGATTGGCAGCTGTGGCAGGACATATTTTTCCTGTTTATGAAAGATTTAAAGGAGGAAAGGGTGTAGCGTCTCTTTTGGGAATGATATTATCTATCCAATCTGAAGCCGCCCTTCTTTGCATTTTAGTATTTCTGGTTGTATTTCTGATATTCAAATATGTGTCCCTTGGCTCAATGACCTCTGCATTGGCATTTCCTATTTTGCTTTGTCTTCCAAGATTTAGCCCGAATCAGCCAATTGTAGTGCTTTTTGCTTTTGCATTATTTGCTCTGGTTGTCATCACACATCAAAAAAATATAGTTCGTCTTCTTCACGGAGAGGAGAATAAAGCAAAAATCAGAATCAGAAGACGTTAA